DNA sequence from the Deinococcus budaensis genome:
CCCTCCCGATCCTCACCACGTATCGTGGCGTGACATCCGTCCGCGGCTGTTCGAGAAGACGCTCCAGCATCGGCATCAGGCTGCACTCCAGAAGCCGTTCCAGTGGGTACCCCGTGGCCGCGGCCAGCACCGCGATCTCCTCGGGGGTGAGGTGTACGTCCGCGTCCCGCTCCCAGAACGTCGGGAGGCCCAGCACACGCATGAACCGCACCGGCCGCAGCCTGTTCGCCAGCGCGAGGCGCAGGGCGTAGCTGCTCAGCAACTCTCCCGGCGAGGGTGGAGGGGACACGAGCAGGCGCATCTACACCAGGCCGTCCAGGGTGTCCCCCAGGAACTCCCGCTGCGTCTCCAGGGACGTCACGCTGAGGTCACCGTGGTGCACCAGGGCCGCCTGGATCAGGTCGAGGGAGTGCCCGAGCACCCCCCGGCACTGCTCCAGCACGTACATGACGGCGTCGTCCTCGATGACATCTTCCTCGTCTTCCGACAGGCCAGCCATGTCCATCATCAGCCGCTTGATGTCCCCCGGTTTCTCGAGGCGCTTCAGGCGGCCCCGGCGGTAGTTGAAGCGTGTGTTGAGCTGCGTGTCGGTCCCCAGCACCTCCTTCAACACCTCGGTGCCCATGGGCACGACGCGCTGGCCCGCGCCCATCAGCCCCTTGACCAGGCGGACGAACGGCTCACCCCGCGCCCGGCCCCGCGGATCGGGCTTCGAGGCGTCGTGGAACTCGTCGATGAACGTCAGACCCAGTTCCGCTTCCTCCGCGAGGTCGATGAAACGCTGTACGCGTTCACGGTGGTTTCCCCCCTCGGGATCCAGGTCGCCCAGGGCCCTGAGCAGGGCCATACTCAGGTCTTCCACCCGGGGGTTCAGCGTCAGGCTCACGTAGATCGCGGGGACCTTCCGGCCCGTCTCCCCCTCCGTGGGAGGGTGCAGTTCCAGGTACTTGCGGGTGAGGCGGGTTTTCCCGGCATTCGCCTCCCCCACGATGGCGATGCTCGTGAGACGGTCGCCTTCCTCCTTGGGCTCACTGGCGAGGGCGAAGAGTTCTTTGAGCACGGCCTCCCGGGAGGTTTCGTCGTACCAGAACCGCCGCCTGCGGACGTAGTCGTTCCTGTCCACGGGTCAGTCCTCTTCCTTCCGGGTCACCTTGCTCGCCGGGGCCGCCTTGATGCGTGACGTTCCCCCTGACTTCGACTTGGCCGGTGACTTCACGACCGCCTCCCGCGGGGGGCGCGGCCGTGCCCGGTGCTCGGCCTCCCGCAGCTGACGTCTCTCGAAGATCTCCGCCGCCAGTTGCTGGGGGAGTTTGACGCTGTTGAGAGCCGCCTCGTGCGCCTCGGCGATCTGCTTCTTCCGCACCTTCCATTCCGCCAGCGACAGCGGGGCGTCCAACCACTCCGGGAGCCGGGCCTCGATGCGAATCATCCCCTTGACGTCCGGGTGCGCGGCGTGGGCGACGCTGATGTCATCCCGGTTATAGAACACCTCTACCTCCGCCTCCCGCTCGATCAGCGGATCGAGCGCCCGGGCGGTGTAGATCAGGCCGTGCATCTCGATGCCCTCCCCACGGCAGACCCGCATCTCCCGCGGGTGCATGCGGTGCAGGACGTACTCCAGTTGCTTGCCCTCCAGCGGACGCCAGACGGACAGGCCCGTGTCGAGGAGGTGCTGCGCCTGCTCGTGCCGGGTGCGGAATTGCCGCGGCGCGGGCAGGGCATTGTGCCGCTCGGTGTTGAGCTGGTGGAGCGCGTTCAGCTCCGCGATGGTGAACACCGCGCGCTTCTGACCGTCGTACTCCCCCCGGTTGGCGACGTTGTTCATGGACGTGCCGGGCAGCATGTGGTGCAGGTGGATCAGGGTCTGGATGGTGCGTTCCTCGAGGCCGCCGTTGTGCCGGTTCCACTTTTTCCTGGGCAGCAACTCGATGCCGAGAAAGGCCAGCGCCCGCCGCACCGGCCCATTGTCGAACTCCTTCCCGGCATCCAGCCGGACCATGCTCGGCAGCCCCCGCGC
Encoded proteins:
- a CDS encoding TniB family NTP-binding protein gives rise to the protein MDRNDYVRRRRFWYDETSREAVLKELFALASEPKEEGDRLTSIAIVGEANAGKTRLTRKYLELHPPTEGETGRKVPAIYVSLTLNPRVEDLSMALLRALGDLDPEGGNHRERVQRFIDLAEEAELGLTFIDEFHDASKPDPRGRARGEPFVRLVKGLMGAGQRVVPMGTEVLKEVLGTDTQLNTRFNYRRGRLKRLEKPGDIKRLMMDMAGLSEDEEDVIEDDAVMYVLEQCRGVLGHSLDLIQAALVHHGDLSVTSLETQREFLGDTLDGLV